Proteins found in one Sorghum bicolor cultivar BTx623 chromosome 1, Sorghum_bicolor_NCBIv3, whole genome shotgun sequence genomic segment:
- the LOC8086263 gene encoding uncharacterized protein LOC8086263, with the protein MPPPRRARLSSRPYYSVAASERSSSTRGWLAVRRNRPSKRSRSRAPAPTIAQGDEEDDGTPLTDEILVGIFAGLPDFSDLVRCAATCKRWCRLVSREAAFICRSRRCRRRPYVRSLALGFFYLHRRGAAVPRFAATASASRRLALRQPSLNALVEGLDDGLFDSSRLVASRNGLVVVELQRGKRERALKLCVCNPMTGEVTVLPSLGGKEIVRPYACTIITADDDVDDDDDRTIGFTAGTHREHSQILIHSSSDCAPPQDQNHGRDSPRAPSSYNVLLVYCRRGFTACRTYASDSGRWGREEKVTDATRLGKKQMAAMAAGNSVVAHKVVYWHAKTMVFALRLGTLHAEHLQMPDTGKDAAGNTLLGVSPEGWLRVVQVVEKISDPSSPPATVKRSVSIVVVTGQISATDDGECLWDQPQPRQVIEVVGRFLPSSETTWIQLQWMCEKSGVVFFTAGCVDDDQTGDVYAMSLDKQEVEKVANHHGGPSTWENLHGYEMDRTSYLSSLAMDEDDP; encoded by the exons atgccgccgccgcgccgagcCCGCCTCTCTTCCCGGCCCTACTATTCCGTGGCAGCTTCGGAGCGCAGCAGTAGCACCAGGGGCTGGCTGGCCGTCCGTCGAAACAGGCCCTCCAAGCGGTCGCGGTCGCGGGCGCCGGCGCCCACGATCGCGCAAGGCGACGAGGAGGACGACGGCACGCCGCTCACGGACGAGATCCTCGTCGGCATCTTCGCCGGCTTGCCGGACTTCTCCGATCTGGTCCGCTGCGCGGCCACCTGCAAGCGGTGGTGCCGCCTGGTCTCCCGCGAGGCCGCCTTCATCTGCCGCAGTCGGCGATGCCGCCGCCGGCCCTACGTCCGCAGCCTCGCCCTTGGTTTCTTCTACTTGCACCGCCGAGGCGCCGCCGTGCCACGCTTCGCCGCCACCGCGTCCGCCTCGCGCCGACTCGCCCTCCGGCAGCCCTCGCTGAACGCGCTCGTCGAAGGCCTCGACGATGGCCTGTTCGACTCGTCTAGACTCGTTGCCTCCCGGAAcggcctcgtcgtcgtcgagctcCAGCGTGGGAAGCGCGAGCGGGCACTGAAGCTATGCGTGTGCAACCCAATGACCGGGGAAGTTACTGTCCTCCCGTCTCTCGGCGGCAAGGAAATCGTGCGACCGTATGCCTGTACCATCATCACGGCCGACGACGAcgtcgacgacgatgacgatcgGACTATCGGATTCACGGCAGGGACTCACCGAGAGCACAGTCAGATCCTGATCCATTCTTCTTCAGA CTGTGCTCCGCCACAAGATCAGAATCACGGCAGGGACTCACCCAGGGCACCGTCCTCGTACAACGTGCTGCTTGTGTACTGCCGGCGCGGCTTTACTGCATGCCGGACCTACGCGTCCGACAGCGGGCGTTGGGGCCGTGAGGAAAAGGTGACCGACGCCACACGTCTGGGAAAGAAGCAGATGGCAGCAATGGCGGCAGGCAACAGCGTCGTGGCTCACAAGGTGGTGTACTGGCATGCCAAGACCATGGTGTTCGCGCTGCGCCTCGGCACGCTGCACGCAGAGCACTTGCAAATGCCAGACACCGGAAAGGACGCCGCCGGCAACACGCTGCTCGGCGTGTCGCCGGAGGGATGGCTGCGCGTCGTCCAGGTTGTTGAAAAGATATCCGACCCTAGCAGCCCGCCGGCGACGGTCAAGCGCAGCGTCTCCATTGTCGTGGTCACCGGCCAGATCAGTGCCACCGACGACGGCGAGTGCCTATGGGATCAGCCCCAGCCCCGGCAGGTAATCGAGGTGGTGGGTCGGTTCCTGCCGTCGTCGGAGACGACGTGGATCCAGCTGCAGTGGATGTGCGAAAAGAGCGGGGTCGTCTTCTTCACCGCTGGGTGCGTCGACGACGACCAGACAGGCGACGTGTACGCCATGAGCCTCGACAAGCAAGAGGTGGAGAAGGTGGCGAATCACCATGGAGGTCCGTCGACGTGGGAGAACTTGCATGGGTACGAGATGGACCGGACGTCATACCTGTCCTCGCTCGCCATGGATGAGGATGATCCATGA
- the LOC8086264 gene encoding uncharacterized protein KIAA0930 homolog isoform X3, whose protein sequence is MAAPPSPSSPSSSGEVAAHRFGGTMDASSSPSRTELLTMVKKHSHLIGWTIVDAEDDASDVGMDDKFWHEMLDLFFVRGRQPKRSEDDDLVFFVNNMKLHGYGFNDNMEDPPPFFVRRWAPTLEKISINTVEVDWERSFYLNLIAHTSYTVTVAIFGIGDLRNRAAKSKQLSPVYKVTKTVYASPSRVNFHLDRRKAVETVPAYPNIFFSVDDFDDTFDAVQVLSDPEHCYCVILNAHDGAAFPEETESKNPVSNIQPGVSCGSAQEKPPKRTLFSGYVSYQNVREAYDAGRSKFGSFLSLGHDHNKLDRLFMRGPEGRGEVEVAVCGIADQSREKSKKDPGDSFRVLVHRAASAASKLAKHAYDSASANKRMDDELVPLKCCLMSVSLPWDYIAHDLLHKDTPPLDL, encoded by the exons ATGGCCGCGCCGCCTTCTCCTTCGTCCCCCTCCTCGTCTGGCGAGGTCGCCGCCCACAGATTCGGCGGCACcatggatgcatcatcatcgcCCTCAAG GACAGAGTTGTTGACCATGGTGAAGAAGCACTCACATTTGATTGGGTGGACAATTGTTGATGCTGAGGATGATGCATCAGATGTAGGAATGGATGATAAATTCTGGCATGAAATGCTCGATCTATTCTTTGTGCGTGGCAGGCAACCAAAAAGAAGTGAAGATGACGACCTCGTCTTCTTTGTTAATAACATG AAATTGCATGGTTATGGTTTTAATGATAACATGGAAGATCCGCCTCCCTTTTTTGTACGGAGATGGGCTCCCACG CTTGAGAAGATCAGTATTAATACAGTGGAGGTTGATTGGGAACGTTCATTCTATTTGAATTTAATTGCTCACACGTCGTACACTGTCACTGTTGCAATATTTGG CATTGGAGATCTTCGCAACCGTGCAGCGAAAAGCAAACAGCTGTCTCCAGTTTATAAG GTTACAAAAACTGTATACGCGTCCCCTAGCCGTGTAAATTTTCATCTTGACCGAAGGAAG GCTGTAGAAACAGTACCAGCATATCCCAACATCTTTTTCTCAGTAGACGACTTTGATGATACTTTTGATGCTGTG CAGGTTTTGTCAGATCCTGAACACTGCTATTGTGTGATTCTCAATGCACATGATGGGGCAGCATTTCCTGAAGAAACTGAGTCCAAGAATCCTGTTTCAAATATACAGCCTGGAGTGAGCTGTGGGAGTGCCCAAGAAAAACCACCAAAG AGAACTCTCTTCTCAGGTTACGTGAGCTACCAAAACGTCCGTGAGGCTTATGATG CTGGCAGATCAAAATTTGGGAGCTTCCTCTCACTTGGGCATGACCACAATAAGCTTGACAGACTTTTCATGAGGGGCCCAGAAGGACGTGGAGAGGTGGAAGTAGCTGTCTGTGGCATTGCAG ATCAGAGCCGTGAGAAGTCAAAGAAAGATCCAGGAGATAGCTTTCGAGTCCTTGTTCACAGAGCAGCTTCTGCTGCATCAAAGCTAGCGAAGCATGCTTATGATTCTGCATCTGCTAACAAACGGATGGATGATGAGCTTGTGCCTCTGAAGTGCTGCTTGATGTCTGTGTCTCTTCCTTGGGACTACATTGCCCATGATCTTTTGCACAAG GACACACCTCCATTGGATCTATGA
- the LOC8086264 gene encoding uncharacterized protein KIAA0930 homolog isoform X1 codes for MAAPPSPSSPSSSGEVAAHRFGGTMDASSSPSRTELLTMVKKHSHLIGWTIVDAEDDASDVGMDDKFWHEMLDLFFVRGRQPKRSEDDDLVFFVNNMKLHGYGFNDNMEDPPPFFVRRWAPTQLEKISINTVEVDWERSFYLNLIAHTSYTVTVAIFGIGDLRNRAAKSKQLSPVYKVTKTVYASPSRVNFHLDRRKAVETVPAYPNIFFSVDDFDDTFDAVQVLSDPEHCYCVILNAHDGAAFPEETESKNPVSNIQPGVSCGSAQEKPPKRTLFSGYVSYQNVREAYDAGRSKFGSFLSLGHDHNKLDRLFMRGPEGRGEVEVAVCGIADQSREKSKKDPGDSFRVLVHRAASAASKLAKHAYDSASANKRMDDELVPLKCCLMSVSLPWDYIAHDLLHKDTPPLDL; via the exons ATGGCCGCGCCGCCTTCTCCTTCGTCCCCCTCCTCGTCTGGCGAGGTCGCCGCCCACAGATTCGGCGGCACcatggatgcatcatcatcgcCCTCAAG GACAGAGTTGTTGACCATGGTGAAGAAGCACTCACATTTGATTGGGTGGACAATTGTTGATGCTGAGGATGATGCATCAGATGTAGGAATGGATGATAAATTCTGGCATGAAATGCTCGATCTATTCTTTGTGCGTGGCAGGCAACCAAAAAGAAGTGAAGATGACGACCTCGTCTTCTTTGTTAATAACATG AAATTGCATGGTTATGGTTTTAATGATAACATGGAAGATCCGCCTCCCTTTTTTGTACGGAGATGGGCTCCCACG CAGCTTGAGAAGATCAGTATTAATACAGTGGAGGTTGATTGGGAACGTTCATTCTATTTGAATTTAATTGCTCACACGTCGTACACTGTCACTGTTGCAATATTTGG CATTGGAGATCTTCGCAACCGTGCAGCGAAAAGCAAACAGCTGTCTCCAGTTTATAAG GTTACAAAAACTGTATACGCGTCCCCTAGCCGTGTAAATTTTCATCTTGACCGAAGGAAG GCTGTAGAAACAGTACCAGCATATCCCAACATCTTTTTCTCAGTAGACGACTTTGATGATACTTTTGATGCTGTG CAGGTTTTGTCAGATCCTGAACACTGCTATTGTGTGATTCTCAATGCACATGATGGGGCAGCATTTCCTGAAGAAACTGAGTCCAAGAATCCTGTTTCAAATATACAGCCTGGAGTGAGCTGTGGGAGTGCCCAAGAAAAACCACCAAAG AGAACTCTCTTCTCAGGTTACGTGAGCTACCAAAACGTCCGTGAGGCTTATGATG CTGGCAGATCAAAATTTGGGAGCTTCCTCTCACTTGGGCATGACCACAATAAGCTTGACAGACTTTTCATGAGGGGCCCAGAAGGACGTGGAGAGGTGGAAGTAGCTGTCTGTGGCATTGCAG ATCAGAGCCGTGAGAAGTCAAAGAAAGATCCAGGAGATAGCTTTCGAGTCCTTGTTCACAGAGCAGCTTCTGCTGCATCAAAGCTAGCGAAGCATGCTTATGATTCTGCATCTGCTAACAAACGGATGGATGATGAGCTTGTGCCTCTGAAGTGCTGCTTGATGTCTGTGTCTCTTCCTTGGGACTACATTGCCCATGATCTTTTGCACAAG GACACACCTCCATTGGATCTATGA
- the LOC8086264 gene encoding uncharacterized protein KIAA0930 homolog isoform X4 yields the protein MAAPPSPSSPSSSGEVAAHRFGGTMDASSSPSRTELLTMVKKHSHLIGWTIVDAEDDASDVGMDDKFWHEMLDLFFVRGRQPKRSEDDDLVFFVNNMKLHGYGFNDNMEDPPPFFVRRWAPTLEKISINTVEVDWERSFYLNLIAHTSYTVTVAIFGIGDLRNRAAKSKQLSPVYKVTKTVYASPSRVNFHLDRRKAVETVPAYPNIFFSVDDFDDTFDAVVLSDPEHCYCVILNAHDGAAFPEETESKNPVSNIQPGVSCGSAQEKPPKRTLFSGYVSYQNVREAYDAGRSKFGSFLSLGHDHNKLDRLFMRGPEGRGEVEVAVCGIADQSREKSKKDPGDSFRVLVHRAASAASKLAKHAYDSASANKRMDDELVPLKCCLMSVSLPWDYIAHDLLHKDTPPLDL from the exons ATGGCCGCGCCGCCTTCTCCTTCGTCCCCCTCCTCGTCTGGCGAGGTCGCCGCCCACAGATTCGGCGGCACcatggatgcatcatcatcgcCCTCAAG GACAGAGTTGTTGACCATGGTGAAGAAGCACTCACATTTGATTGGGTGGACAATTGTTGATGCTGAGGATGATGCATCAGATGTAGGAATGGATGATAAATTCTGGCATGAAATGCTCGATCTATTCTTTGTGCGTGGCAGGCAACCAAAAAGAAGTGAAGATGACGACCTCGTCTTCTTTGTTAATAACATG AAATTGCATGGTTATGGTTTTAATGATAACATGGAAGATCCGCCTCCCTTTTTTGTACGGAGATGGGCTCCCACG CTTGAGAAGATCAGTATTAATACAGTGGAGGTTGATTGGGAACGTTCATTCTATTTGAATTTAATTGCTCACACGTCGTACACTGTCACTGTTGCAATATTTGG CATTGGAGATCTTCGCAACCGTGCAGCGAAAAGCAAACAGCTGTCTCCAGTTTATAAG GTTACAAAAACTGTATACGCGTCCCCTAGCCGTGTAAATTTTCATCTTGACCGAAGGAAG GCTGTAGAAACAGTACCAGCATATCCCAACATCTTTTTCTCAGTAGACGACTTTGATGATACTTTTGATGCTGTG GTTTTGTCAGATCCTGAACACTGCTATTGTGTGATTCTCAATGCACATGATGGGGCAGCATTTCCTGAAGAAACTGAGTCCAAGAATCCTGTTTCAAATATACAGCCTGGAGTGAGCTGTGGGAGTGCCCAAGAAAAACCACCAAAG AGAACTCTCTTCTCAGGTTACGTGAGCTACCAAAACGTCCGTGAGGCTTATGATG CTGGCAGATCAAAATTTGGGAGCTTCCTCTCACTTGGGCATGACCACAATAAGCTTGACAGACTTTTCATGAGGGGCCCAGAAGGACGTGGAGAGGTGGAAGTAGCTGTCTGTGGCATTGCAG ATCAGAGCCGTGAGAAGTCAAAGAAAGATCCAGGAGATAGCTTTCGAGTCCTTGTTCACAGAGCAGCTTCTGCTGCATCAAAGCTAGCGAAGCATGCTTATGATTCTGCATCTGCTAACAAACGGATGGATGATGAGCTTGTGCCTCTGAAGTGCTGCTTGATGTCTGTGTCTCTTCCTTGGGACTACATTGCCCATGATCTTTTGCACAAG GACACACCTCCATTGGATCTATGA
- the LOC8086264 gene encoding uncharacterized protein KIAA0930 homolog isoform X2, whose translation MAAPPSPSSPSSSGEVAAHRFGGTMDASSSPSRTELLTMVKKHSHLIGWTIVDAEDDASDVGMDDKFWHEMLDLFFVRGRQPKRSEDDDLVFFVNNMKLHGYGFNDNMEDPPPFFVRRWAPTQLEKISINTVEVDWERSFYLNLIAHTSYTVTVAIFGIGDLRNRAAKSKQLSPVYKVTKTVYASPSRVNFHLDRRKAVETVPAYPNIFFSVDDFDDTFDAVVLSDPEHCYCVILNAHDGAAFPEETESKNPVSNIQPGVSCGSAQEKPPKRTLFSGYVSYQNVREAYDAGRSKFGSFLSLGHDHNKLDRLFMRGPEGRGEVEVAVCGIADQSREKSKKDPGDSFRVLVHRAASAASKLAKHAYDSASANKRMDDELVPLKCCLMSVSLPWDYIAHDLLHKDTPPLDL comes from the exons ATGGCCGCGCCGCCTTCTCCTTCGTCCCCCTCCTCGTCTGGCGAGGTCGCCGCCCACAGATTCGGCGGCACcatggatgcatcatcatcgcCCTCAAG GACAGAGTTGTTGACCATGGTGAAGAAGCACTCACATTTGATTGGGTGGACAATTGTTGATGCTGAGGATGATGCATCAGATGTAGGAATGGATGATAAATTCTGGCATGAAATGCTCGATCTATTCTTTGTGCGTGGCAGGCAACCAAAAAGAAGTGAAGATGACGACCTCGTCTTCTTTGTTAATAACATG AAATTGCATGGTTATGGTTTTAATGATAACATGGAAGATCCGCCTCCCTTTTTTGTACGGAGATGGGCTCCCACG CAGCTTGAGAAGATCAGTATTAATACAGTGGAGGTTGATTGGGAACGTTCATTCTATTTGAATTTAATTGCTCACACGTCGTACACTGTCACTGTTGCAATATTTGG CATTGGAGATCTTCGCAACCGTGCAGCGAAAAGCAAACAGCTGTCTCCAGTTTATAAG GTTACAAAAACTGTATACGCGTCCCCTAGCCGTGTAAATTTTCATCTTGACCGAAGGAAG GCTGTAGAAACAGTACCAGCATATCCCAACATCTTTTTCTCAGTAGACGACTTTGATGATACTTTTGATGCTGTG GTTTTGTCAGATCCTGAACACTGCTATTGTGTGATTCTCAATGCACATGATGGGGCAGCATTTCCTGAAGAAACTGAGTCCAAGAATCCTGTTTCAAATATACAGCCTGGAGTGAGCTGTGGGAGTGCCCAAGAAAAACCACCAAAG AGAACTCTCTTCTCAGGTTACGTGAGCTACCAAAACGTCCGTGAGGCTTATGATG CTGGCAGATCAAAATTTGGGAGCTTCCTCTCACTTGGGCATGACCACAATAAGCTTGACAGACTTTTCATGAGGGGCCCAGAAGGACGTGGAGAGGTGGAAGTAGCTGTCTGTGGCATTGCAG ATCAGAGCCGTGAGAAGTCAAAGAAAGATCCAGGAGATAGCTTTCGAGTCCTTGTTCACAGAGCAGCTTCTGCTGCATCAAAGCTAGCGAAGCATGCTTATGATTCTGCATCTGCTAACAAACGGATGGATGATGAGCTTGTGCCTCTGAAGTGCTGCTTGATGTCTGTGTCTCTTCCTTGGGACTACATTGCCCATGATCTTTTGCACAAG GACACACCTCCATTGGATCTATGA
- the LOC8086264 gene encoding uncharacterized protein KIAA0930 homolog isoform X5 gives MYAVPCRAVQESRGSRRAERGGVRASAAACFASDARALGIGWIPHPIPVAMAAPPSPSSPSSSGEVAAHRFGGTMDASSSPSRTELLTMVKKHSHLIGWTIVDAEDDASDVGMDDKFWHEMLDLFFVRGRQPKRSEDDDLVFFVNNMKLHGYGFNDNMEDPPPFFVRRWAPTQLEKISINTVEVDWERSFYLNLIAHTSYTVTVAIFGIGDLRNRAAKSKQLSPVYKVTKTVYASPSRVNFHLDRRKAVETVPAYPNIFFSVDDFDDTFDAVQVLSDPEHCYCVILNAHDGAAFPEETESKNPVSNIQPGVSCGSAQEKPPKRTLFSGYVSYQNVREAYDAGRSKFGSFLSLGHDHNKLDRLFMRGPEGRGEVEVAVCGIAEP, from the exons ATGtacgccgtgccgtgccgtgctgtGCAGGAGAGCAGGGGATCCCGGAGAGCAGAGCGAGGAGGCGTGCGGGCGAGTGCGGCTGCCTGCTTTGCTTCCGACGCGCGTGCCCTCGGAATCGGTTGGATTCCCCACCCAATTCCCGTCGCCATGGCCGCGCCGCCTTCTCCTTCGTCCCCCTCCTCGTCTGGCGAGGTCGCCGCCCACAGATTCGGCGGCACcatggatgcatcatcatcgcCCTCAAG GACAGAGTTGTTGACCATGGTGAAGAAGCACTCACATTTGATTGGGTGGACAATTGTTGATGCTGAGGATGATGCATCAGATGTAGGAATGGATGATAAATTCTGGCATGAAATGCTCGATCTATTCTTTGTGCGTGGCAGGCAACCAAAAAGAAGTGAAGATGACGACCTCGTCTTCTTTGTTAATAACATG AAATTGCATGGTTATGGTTTTAATGATAACATGGAAGATCCGCCTCCCTTTTTTGTACGGAGATGGGCTCCCACG CAGCTTGAGAAGATCAGTATTAATACAGTGGAGGTTGATTGGGAACGTTCATTCTATTTGAATTTAATTGCTCACACGTCGTACACTGTCACTGTTGCAATATTTGG CATTGGAGATCTTCGCAACCGTGCAGCGAAAAGCAAACAGCTGTCTCCAGTTTATAAG GTTACAAAAACTGTATACGCGTCCCCTAGCCGTGTAAATTTTCATCTTGACCGAAGGAAG GCTGTAGAAACAGTACCAGCATATCCCAACATCTTTTTCTCAGTAGACGACTTTGATGATACTTTTGATGCTGTG CAGGTTTTGTCAGATCCTGAACACTGCTATTGTGTGATTCTCAATGCACATGATGGGGCAGCATTTCCTGAAGAAACTGAGTCCAAGAATCCTGTTTCAAATATACAGCCTGGAGTGAGCTGTGGGAGTGCCCAAGAAAAACCACCAAAG AGAACTCTCTTCTCAGGTTACGTGAGCTACCAAAACGTCCGTGAGGCTTATGATG CTGGCAGATCAAAATTTGGGAGCTTCCTCTCACTTGGGCATGACCACAATAAGCTTGACAGACTTTTCATGAGGGGCCCAGAAGGACGTGGAGAGGTGGAAGTAGCTGTCTGTGGCATTGCAG AGCCGTGA
- the LOC8086264 gene encoding uncharacterized protein LOC8086264 isoform X6 produces the protein MYAVPCRAVQESRGSRRAERGGVRASAAACFASDARALGIGWIPHPIPVAMAAPPSPSSPSSSGEVAAHRFGGTMDASSSPSRTELLTMVKKHSHLIGWTIVDAEDDASDVGMDDKFWHEMLDLFFVRGRQPKRSEDDDLVFFVNNMKLHGYGFNDNMEDPPPFFVRRWAPTQLEKISINTVEVDWERSFYLNLIAHTSYTVTVAIFGIGDLRNRAAKSKQLSPVYKVTKTVYASPSRVNFHLDRRKAVETVPAYPNIFFSVDDFDDTFDAVQVLSDPEHCYCVILNAHDGAAFPEETESKNPVSNIQPGVSCGSAQEKPPKRTLFSGYVSYQNVREAYDV, from the exons ATGtacgccgtgccgtgccgtgctgtGCAGGAGAGCAGGGGATCCCGGAGAGCAGAGCGAGGAGGCGTGCGGGCGAGTGCGGCTGCCTGCTTTGCTTCCGACGCGCGTGCCCTCGGAATCGGTTGGATTCCCCACCCAATTCCCGTCGCCATGGCCGCGCCGCCTTCTCCTTCGTCCCCCTCCTCGTCTGGCGAGGTCGCCGCCCACAGATTCGGCGGCACcatggatgcatcatcatcgcCCTCAAG GACAGAGTTGTTGACCATGGTGAAGAAGCACTCACATTTGATTGGGTGGACAATTGTTGATGCTGAGGATGATGCATCAGATGTAGGAATGGATGATAAATTCTGGCATGAAATGCTCGATCTATTCTTTGTGCGTGGCAGGCAACCAAAAAGAAGTGAAGATGACGACCTCGTCTTCTTTGTTAATAACATG AAATTGCATGGTTATGGTTTTAATGATAACATGGAAGATCCGCCTCCCTTTTTTGTACGGAGATGGGCTCCCACG CAGCTTGAGAAGATCAGTATTAATACAGTGGAGGTTGATTGGGAACGTTCATTCTATTTGAATTTAATTGCTCACACGTCGTACACTGTCACTGTTGCAATATTTGG CATTGGAGATCTTCGCAACCGTGCAGCGAAAAGCAAACAGCTGTCTCCAGTTTATAAG GTTACAAAAACTGTATACGCGTCCCCTAGCCGTGTAAATTTTCATCTTGACCGAAGGAAG GCTGTAGAAACAGTACCAGCATATCCCAACATCTTTTTCTCAGTAGACGACTTTGATGATACTTTTGATGCTGTG CAGGTTTTGTCAGATCCTGAACACTGCTATTGTGTGATTCTCAATGCACATGATGGGGCAGCATTTCCTGAAGAAACTGAGTCCAAGAATCCTGTTTCAAATATACAGCCTGGAGTGAGCTGTGGGAGTGCCCAAGAAAAACCACCAAAG AGAACTCTCTTCTCAGGTTACGTGAGCTACCAAAACGTCCGTGAGGCTTATGATG TGTAA